One Hippoglossus stenolepis isolate QCI-W04-F060 chromosome 9, HSTE1.2, whole genome shotgun sequence genomic region harbors:
- the adra1aa gene encoding adrenoceptor alpha 1Aa: MVPVMDIMTPAPLTQNCSNCSDVFVPELNIVKAVTLGLILGVLIVFGIVGNILVILSVACHRHLRTVTHYFIVNLAVADLLLSSTVLPFSALFEILDRWVFGRVFCNVWAAVDVLCCTASIMSLCVISVDRYIGVSYPLRYPAIMTKRRALLAVMLLWVLSIIISIGPLFGWKEPAPEDESICKITEEPAYAIFSAVGSFYLPLTIILAMYCRVYVVAHRESQGLREGHKTEKSDSERVILRIHRGNATVTEDEALRNRTHFALRLLKFSREKKAAKTLGIVVGCFVLCWLPFFLVLPIGSIFPAYRPSDTVFKITFWLGYFNSCINPIIYPCSNQEFKKAFQSLLGGRCLRRTPRPQHQHLSAGQSQPQGHSKPLTLGPDSRAAPCQLSPSSSMALSRTPSSKDSRDWRVFSRGSASGSGPATAGRAKVAKLCSKSFHQTCCCILSSGTPPQESDCAQPPPAGNLPTIKIHQLSLSEKGESV; the protein is encoded by the exons ATGGTTCCTGTCATGGACATCATGACCCCAGCTCCTCTGACACAGAACTGCTCCAACTGCAGCGATGTTTTCGTCCCAGAGCTCAACATTGTCAAGGCTGTGACTTTGGGCTTGATCCTTGGTGTCCTCATTGTGTTTGGAATTGTGGGAAACATCCTGGTAATCCTCTCTGTAGCTTGTCACCGACACCTGCGGACGGTCACACATTATTTCATAGTTAATCTGGCGGTGGCAGATTTGCTGCTGAGCTCCACTGTACTACCCTTCTCTGCCCTTTTTGAGATCCTGGATCGTTGGGTTTTTGGACGGGTCTTCTGTAATGTTTGGGCAGCTGTGGATGTGCTCTGCTGCACTGCCTCCATCATGAGCCTCTGTGTGATCTCTGTGGACCGCTACATTGGAGTCAGTTATCCTCTGCGTTATCCAGCCATCATGACAAAACGCAGGGCTCTGCTGGCGGTGATGCTGCTGTGGGTGCTATCTATCATCATATCTATCGGACCTTTGTTTGGCTGGAAAGAGCCTGCTCCGGAGGACGAGTCCATCTGCAAGATCACAGAGGAGCCTGCCTACGCTATCTTCTCTGCTGTGGGCTCCTTCTACCTCCCTCTCACCATCATACTGGCCATGTACTGTCGGGTCTATGTGGTCGCTCACAGAGAGAGCCAGGGCCTGCGGGAGGGCCACAAGACTGAGAAGTCCGATTCGGAGCGGGTGATACTCAGGATACACAGAGGCAACGCGACCGTGACAGAGGACGAGGCCCTTCGCAACCGCACACACTTTGCACTGAGACTGCTCAAGTTCTCACGTGAGAAGAAAGCTGCAAAGACCTTGGGCATCGTGGTGGGCTGCTTCGTGTTATGCTGGCTGCCCTTTTTCCTGGTGCTACCCATAG GCTCCATATTCCCTGCATACAGACCTTCTGACACAGTGTTCAAGATCACCTTCTGGCTCGGCTACTTCAACAGCTGCATCAACCCCATCATCTACCCGTGCTCCAACCAGGAGTTTAAGAAAGCTTTCCAGAGTTTACTTGGAGGTCGCTGTTTAAGAAGGACTCCCAGACCACAGCATCAACATCTGAGTGCAGGTCAGAGTCAACCACAAGGTCACAGCAAGCCCCTCACGCTGGGCCCAGACAGCAGGGCGGCTCCCTGTCAGCTCAGCCCCTCCTCTTCCATGGCCTTGTCCAGGACCCCTTCCTCCAAGGACAGCAGGGACTGGAGGGTCTTTTCTCGAGGCTCCGCGAGCGGCTCGGGACCGGCCACGGCGGGCAGGGCTAAAGTGGCCAAACTCTGCAGCAAGAGCTTCCACcaaacctgctgctgcatccTCAGCAGCGGGACCCCCCCGCAGGAGTCAGACTGTGCCCAGCCCCCCCCTGCCGGAAACCTTCCCACCATTAAAATCCACCAACTGTCCTTGTCGGAAAAAGGAGAGTCTGTGTAA